CTTAAAAAATGCCTTGCGTTACGTTCCCAACGAATTGCATGAGCAGCTGGCGCCGGAATTTATGGAAGAGCTAAAGACCATGGGGCGGATTTACGGTTATCGCTTCCGCCCGGAAGGACGCATTTACGGCAAACCGGTTGACGCCTACAAAGGCATACTGGAAGCGCGGGCTCTGCAGGTGAACATCGACAACAATCTCGATTTTGACGTGGCGCTTTATCCTTACGAGCTGGTAACCTATGGCGAAACCGGTCAGGTGTGTCAAAACTGGATGCAATATTTGCTGATCAAAAAATATCTGGAAATCATGCGCGAAGATCAAACCCTGGTCATCAGTTCCGGTCATCCGCTGGGCCTGTTTCCCTCGCATCGCAATGCGCCGCGCGTTATATCCACCAATGGTCTTATTGTGGGGCAGTGGGACAATCCCGAAACCTTTAAAAAACTGGCGGCTATGGGCGTTTCCAATTACGGTCAAATGACAGCTGGCGGCTGGTTTTACATCGGGCCGCAGGGCATTGTGCACGGAACCTACATTACCATTCTAAACGCCGGGCGCCAGTACCTGGGCATCCCGGAAGACGGCGACTTAAAAGGCGTGGTATTTGTCTCTTCCGGCCTGGGCGGAATGTCCGGCGCGCAGCCCAAAGCGGTGGAAATCGCCGGCGGCATTGGCGTGATTGCCGAGGTGGATTACAGCCGCATTCAAACACGCATCGATCAGGGCTGGGTGAGCAAAATCTCGGACGATCTGGAACAAATCGCTTTGTGGATTGACGAGTATCGGCGTAAAAAGGAATCTGTTTCCATTGCCTATCATGGCAACATTGTCGATTTGCTCGAGTACATCGACCAACATGATGTTGAAGTGCAATTACTTTCCGATCAGACTTCCTGCCATGCGGTTTACGAAGGCGGCTACACGCCTGCCGGCATCTCATTCGAAGAGGGACGCAAGCTGATCAAAGATAATCCGCAGCGCTTTAAAGAACTGGTGGATGCTTCGTTAAAACGTCATTTTAAAGCCTTAAAACGGCTGACCGATAAGGGCGGCCATTTTTGGGATTACGGCAATAGTTTTATGGCTTCGGTGTTTGAAGCCGGCGAAAAAGAAATCGCTAAAAATAAACGGGACACCTCAGAAGGATTTATCTGGCCCTCTTATGTGGAAGATATCATGGGACCGATCTGTTTTGACCAGGGCTTTGGCCCCTTTCGCTGGGTCTGTCTCAGCGGCAAGGATGAAGACCTGCGTAAAACCGACCGGGCAGCCATGGCGTGTATTGATCCCACACTTAGTTCATTGCACCGCGATAATTACCACTGGATTGCAACCGCGGAGCAAAACAAACTGGTGGTGGGCACCAAAGCGCGTATTTTGTACTCGGATGAAGAAGGGCGCATGAAGATCGCTTTAAAATTTAACGAAATGGTGCGCAAGGGCGAAATTGGCCCGGTAATCATCGGCAGGGATCATCATGATGTTTCCGGCACAGATTCACCCTTCCGTGAAACGGCCAATATTTACGACGGTAGCCGAGTAACGGCCGATATGAGCGTGCACTGTTTTGCCGGCAATGTAGCGCGTGGCATGACCCTGGTGGTGCTTTCCAACGGCGGCGGCGTGGGCATCGGACGGGCCAGCAATGGCGGCTTTGGGCTGGTGCTGGATGGCAGCGAGCGCGTGGATCAGATCATTCGCAGCGCGCTTTCCTGGGATGTAATGGGCGGCGTGGCTCGTAGAAGCTGGGCGCGCAATGTTAATGCCATGAAAACGGCAAAACGCTGGAATGAAGTGAATAAAGACAAAGGCCATATCACTATGCCTTTCCTGCCGCCAGAAGGCTTTGTGGAAGAGATCGTTGAAAAGGAATTGGATCAATAATCTTAGCGCGGACGGGGAAGGAATATCGGTTTAGAGGTTTAGGAGTTTAAAAGTTTAGAGGTTGAGGGGGAGGGCAATGGGTCGGGTGTCCGAAGCCCCTTCCCCTTTTTCCGGCTCTGAAAAGAGGAAAAGCGGCCCTTGATCATTTATTCTTCAGGAATCATGTAGCCGGCGCCGCGAATGCTTTTAATCCAGTGTGGATTCAGCGGGTCTTCTTCCAGATATTTGCGCAGGCGGGCGATGAAAATGTCCACCGTCCTGGTTTCAATTTCAGAATCGGTGTGCCAGACATTTTTTAACAATTCCTTGCGCGAAACAATCTTGCCGCGGTGTTTCAGTAAATATTTTAGAACACCGGCTTCCAGAGGCGTTAACGATACCTTAAGGTCTTTCTTTTTTAATTGCAGGGCTTCCAGGTCTATTTCCCATTCGCCCAGTTTAAGATGTAAACTATCGTCCTGCCGATACCAGGTTTTACGCTGCAAAATGCGTTCGATTCGCAAAAGAAGTTCGTCCAGCGAAAAGGGCTTGGTCAAATAATCATCAGCGCCGACTTTAAGCCCTTTGATTTTATCGCCGGTATCGCGCCGGGCGGTCAGAAAAAGGATGGGCAACTGCTGCGTTTTTTCCCGGATATGTTCGGCCACTTCAAAGCCACTATGGTATGGTAGCATAACGTCAAGAATTACCAGATCAAAATCCTCTTGATCAAATAATTCGATGGCCTGCTGTCCATCCCGGGCCAGCGTAACCTGGTAGCCATCTGCTTCCAGATTAAATTGCAGACCGCGGGCCAGCGATTCTTCATCTTCAACGAGCAGGATTCTACTCATTTTAACAGCCCTTTCTTCTTTGCCAGTCTGAAAGTTGGTTCGCGATCTTTAATATTAATTAATGGTAAAGCGATGGTGAATGTGGTGCCTTTACCAATCCCCGGACTAAAGACGGTAATTTTCCCTTCGTGTCCTCTGATGATTTCGCGAACGTGGTAAAGCCCCAGACCGGTGCCGCGAATATCGGGTAAATGGGAGCGTGAGACGCGGAAAAACTTTTGAAAAATTTGCTTTTGATCTTCTTTGTGGATACCGATGCCATGATCGGAAAATTCAATGATCAAATTTTTGCCCTGTTTGAAAATGCGAATGTCAATCTGCAAATTACCTGCGGAATACTTGATGGCATTATCAACCAGATTGCTGAAAACAATCTGAAAGGCATCGCGGTCTATCTTGACAAATCCGTCGCATTCCACTTTAAGGCGAATGTTTTCATCAGGGATTTTAAATTGCTGCTGGCTGCTTTTTATCAATTGTGGGAAGGTATCTTTTACTGAGACAAGTTCCCGGTTGAACATTTTTTTTCGTTGTTCAATTTGCGAAATATCCAGAATGGCGTCAATAACGCGCTTCAGGCGTTGCGTATCCTGCAGCATGCGTCCCAAAAATTCTTTTTGTGTTTTCGCATCAATTTTTCTGCGCGACATGGTTTCCAGATAAAGTTGAATGGAGGCCAGCGGCGATTTTAGTTCATGCGTAAAGTTGGCGATAAAAGTTTCGTAAAGAAGATTGATGTTGATCTGTTTGGTTAAAAAGATAAAAACGAAATACATGCCCGCTAACAGAATAATAAAGAGGATCAGACCGAAGATAAGCGTGAAAAATTGAACGCGCGTTGTGGACTGGAAAAAATCGGGCAGATATTTTGCGCCAAATTCCTGCACCAGCTTATAATTAGAAACATACCAGTAAATCCACAAGGCCAACAACGA
This sequence is a window from Caldithrix abyssi DSM 13497. Protein-coding genes within it:
- a CDS encoding urocanate hydratase → MSTMETNMQNIVHVQLPAELPPKKEFLPGIRRAPSRGFNLTKHEAIIALKNALRYVPNELHEQLAPEFMEELKTMGRIYGYRFRPEGRIYGKPVDAYKGILEARALQVNIDNNLDFDVALYPYELVTYGETGQVCQNWMQYLLIKKYLEIMREDQTLVISSGHPLGLFPSHRNAPRVISTNGLIVGQWDNPETFKKLAAMGVSNYGQMTAGGWFYIGPQGIVHGTYITILNAGRQYLGIPEDGDLKGVVFVSSGLGGMSGAQPKAVEIAGGIGVIAEVDYSRIQTRIDQGWVSKISDDLEQIALWIDEYRRKKESVSIAYHGNIVDLLEYIDQHDVEVQLLSDQTSCHAVYEGGYTPAGISFEEGRKLIKDNPQRFKELVDASLKRHFKALKRLTDKGGHFWDYGNSFMASVFEAGEKEIAKNKRDTSEGFIWPSYVEDIMGPICFDQGFGPFRWVCLSGKDEDLRKTDRAAMACIDPTLSSLHRDNYHWIATAEQNKLVVGTKARILYSDEEGRMKIALKFNEMVRKGEIGPVIIGRDHHDVSGTDSPFRETANIYDGSRVTADMSVHCFAGNVARGMTLVVLSNGGGVGIGRASNGGFGLVLDGSERVDQIIRSALSWDVMGGVARRSWARNVNAMKTAKRWNEVNKDKGHITMPFLPPEGFVEEIVEKELDQ
- a CDS encoding response regulator transcription factor, whose protein sequence is MSRILLVEDEESLARGLQFNLEADGYQVTLARDGQQAIELFDQEDFDLVILDVMLPYHSGFEVAEHIREKTQQLPILFLTARRDTGDKIKGLKVGADDYLTKPFSLDELLLRIERILQRKTWYRQDDSLHLKLGEWEIDLEALQLKKKDLKVSLTPLEAGVLKYLLKHRGKIVSRKELLKNVWHTDSEIETRTVDIFIARLRKYLEEDPLNPHWIKSIRGAGYMIPEE
- a CDS encoding sensor histidine kinase; amino-acid sequence: MKRRANYIHPLLIFIAMQIIWLSLLALWIYWYVSNYKLVQEFGAKYLPDFFQSTTRVQFFTLIFGLILFIILLAGMYFVFIFLTKQININLLYETFIANFTHELKSPLASIQLYLETMSRRKIDAKTQKEFLGRMLQDTQRLKRVIDAILDISQIEQRKKMFNRELVSVKDTFPQLIKSSQQQFKIPDENIRLKVECDGFVKIDRDAFQIVFSNLVDNAIKYSAGNLQIDIRIFKQGKNLIIEFSDHGIGIHKEDQKQIFQKFFRVSRSHLPDIRGTGLGLYHVREIIRGHEGKITVFSPGIGKGTTFTIALPLINIKDREPTFRLAKKKGLLK